A single genomic interval of bacterium harbors:
- a CDS encoding anaerobic ribonucleoside-triphosphate reductase activating protein — protein MKIGAIQKTSLIEFPNILSCIIFTQGCNFRCPYCHNPELVLPEKFGEIIPEEEIFDFLNRRKKYLEGVCITGGEPSIQPDIIDFVKKVKNMGFKVKFDTNGSRPEIIEKLLKEGLVDYIAMDLKGPLEKYKMITGVEVETEKILKSIDIIKNSKIDYEFRTTVVKKQICIDDFEKIGKIIEGCKKYFLQKFIPSKLVEEDFIKEKTYTDDEFENIKTIMKKYVVFCEVR, from the coding sequence ATGAAAATAGGTGCAATACAGAAAACGTCTTTAATTGAATTTCCTAATATTTTAAGTTGTATTATTTTTACTCAGGGATGTAATTTTAGATGTCCTTACTGTCATAATCCTGAACTTGTCTTACCTGAAAAATTTGGAGAAATTATACCTGAAGAGGAAATTTTTGATTTTTTGAACAGAAGAAAAAAATATCTTGAAGGTGTTTGTATTACAGGTGGAGAACCATCAATTCAGCCGGATATAATTGATTTTGTTAAGAAAGTGAAAAATATGGGTTTTAAAGTGAAGTTTGATACAAATGGTTCAAGACCGGAAATTATAGAAAAACTTTTAAAAGAAGGATTAGTTGATTATATTGCAATGGATTTGAAAGGGCCATTAGAAAAATATAAAATGATTACAGGAGTGGAAGTAGAAACAGAGAAGATATTAAAGTCAATAGATATAATAAAAAATTCAAAAATAGATTATGAATTCAGAACTACAGTGGTTAAAAAACAAATTTGTATTGATGATTTTGAAAAAATAGGTAAAATTATTGAAGGTTGTAAAAAATATTTTTTACAGAAATTTATTCCATCTAAACTGGTTGAAGAAGATTTTATTAAAGAAAAGACATATACAGATGATGAATTTGAAAATATAAAAACCATAATGAAAAAATATGTAGTTTTTTGTGAAGTGAGATAA